Proteins encoded together in one Oncorhynchus masou masou isolate Uvic2021 chromosome 3, UVic_Omas_1.1, whole genome shotgun sequence window:
- the best4 gene encoding bestrophin-4 isoform X3: MSFVLGFYVTLAFNRWWGQYTSFPLPDNLMMVVSGNVHGLDERGRLLRRTLMRYANLSSVLILRSISTRVRRRFPTLEQVVDAGFMTPLEHRQLDGLSSDFNKYWMPLTWFTNLASRARQEGRIRDDVALRLLMDELNNYRGKCSLLFHYDWISIPLVYTQVVTLAVYSFFGFCLISRQFLNPEKGYKGHQLDLYVPVFTLLQFFFYAGWLKVGELIINPFGEDDDDFETNQLIDRNIQVSMLAVDDMHQNLPPTEKDKFWVERYFSVPYSTATETLRPTFMGSTYDISFESGQAVSMPFVYKDECGDVDRKMKDVSLVRDRQLKVSPLPTERGEGQFKVAVELIQANDNEQSSC; the protein is encoded by the exons GTTTCTATGTAACCCTGGCGTTCAACCGTTGGTGGGGTCAGTACACCAGCTTCCCCCTGCCTGATAACCTGATGATGGTGGTGTCAGGGAACGTCCACGGGCTCGACGAAAGGGGCCGGCTGCTCCGACGCACCCTCATGAGATATGctaacctctcctctgtcctcatccTGCGATCCATCAGCACTAGAGTACGCAGGAGGTTCCCAACCCTGGAGCAGGTGGTGGATGCag GATTTATGACACCACTGGAGCATCGCCAGCTGGATGGTCTGTCCTCTGACTTCAACAAGTACTGGATGCCTCTGACGTGGTTCACCAACCTGGCATCACGGGCCAGACAGGAGGGCCGGATCAGAGACGACGTCGCTCTACGACTTCTCATGGAT GAGCTGAATAACTACAGAGGAAAGTGCAGCCTGCTGTTTCATTATGACTGGATCAGTATTCCTCTGGTCTACACTCAG GTAGTGACCCTGGCTGTGTACTCGTTCTTCGGCTTCTGTCTGATTAGTCGGCAGTTCCTGAACCCCGAGAAGGGGTATAAAGGTCACCAGCTGGATTTGTACGTCCCCGTCTTCACCCTGCTTCAGTTCTTCTTCTATGCAGGCTGGCTCAAG GTGGGGGAACTGATCATCAATCCTTTCGGAGAGGACGATGACGACTTTGAAACCAACCAACTAATTGACCGAAATATTCAG GTGTCCATGCTGGCTGTGGATGACATGCACCAGAACCTGCCCCCAACAGAGAAGGACAAGTTCTGGGTGGAGAGATACTTCTCTGTCCCCTACTCTACTGCTACTGAGACCCTCAGACCTACCTTCATGGGCTCAACATATGACATAAG CTTTGAATCTGGTCAGGCCGTCTCCATGCCCTTTGTCTATAAGGATGAGTGTGGTGATGTGGACAGGAAGATGAAGGATGTGTCtttagtgagagacagacagctgaAGGTGTCTCCTCTTCCGACAGAACGAGGGGAGGGGCAGTTCAAGGTGGCTGTGGAACTCATCCAAGCCAATGACAATGAGCAGAGCTCTTGTTGA
- the hectd3 gene encoding E3 ubiquitin-protein ligase HECTD3 isoform X2, translating to MSPGDNPHVLLGRIRFLNKCIDCFRKSEAVPECLCFVPKEVCYKICKDSSSNSTASSSTSTANSSVGKTLVSVWESPHQALHSKKLCKCNIEPKKGTCIRTTGEEYCNSHGLWVKINKDQLEEHRVGQECEEGWVLVCKHTEGGDRLVPVESPETLGRHQQLFGYDHKPCDRWEQVVDVESSLHIGSKPKVAERDEAAVQKLRYVPPTWTFEYDEDLVHYFYDHIGKEDENLGSVKQCVTSIDVSSCSEDPSGGAGCLTDGDTETYWESDGMQGQHWIRLHMKRGTVVNKLILTVDSTDDNYMPKRVTVFGGEGDNLKKLSDVTIDDNLIGEVCVLEDMTAHLPVIEVRIEECRDEGIDVRIRGLKIKSSCERDLGLNADVFQSPNLVRYPRLEGTLPDVLYHRALVIQRFISLLDSLLPHLVPAWDYSLATFNHIKSIKPFLLLSKRRSALITQCLKDSETSKPNFMPRLYINRRLAMEHRDNPSLDPTAKNAVFTQVYEGLKPSDKFEKILDYRWPARYDQWWECKFIAEGIIDQGGGFRDSLADMSEELCPSSAECLLPLPFFNRTSNQGTGEARDHYVPNPSCREFHKFEWIGQLMGAALRGKDFLVLALPGLVWKQLTGEAVSWSKDFPAVDSVLVKLLEAMEVMDQETFDFKFGEELVYTTLLSDGRLVELLPGGSNQVVRYQDRREFIHLVQKARLEESRHQVCAMQAGLVKVVPQAVLDLLTWQEVEKKVCGDPEITVEALKRLTRYEDLEQTDVRVQYLWEALMNFTNEDRSRFLRFVTGRSRLPAPIYIFPDKQGSETTDALPQSSTCSSTLYLPNYPSAKVCEDKLRYAAYNCVAIDTDMSPWEE from the exons ATGTCACCGGGCGACAACCCTCACGTTTTACTAGGAAGGATTCGGTTTCTGAACAAATGCATAGATTGTTTCAGGAAGAGCGAAGCTGTGCCCGAGTGTCTATGTTTCGTCCCAAAAGAGGTATGTTATAAAATCTGTAAAGATTCGTCATCCAATTCGACCGCTTCGTCTAGTACGTCCACCGCCAACTCATCCGTCGGTAAGACCCTGGTTTCAGTTTGGGAGAGCCCCCATCAAGCTCTCCACAGTAAGAAGCTATGCAAGTGCAACATCGAACCAAAGAAAGGGACATGTATTCGGACAACAGGGGAAGAGTATTGCAACAGCCACGGCCTGTGGGTTAAAATCAACAAG GATCAGTTGGAGGAGCATCGCGTGGGTCAGGAGtgtgaggagggctgggtcttgGTCTGTAAACACACGGAGGGAGGAGATCGACTGGTACCTGTTGAATCACCTGAGACACTCGGCAGACACCAGCAGCTCTTTGGATATGACCACAAGCcctgtgacag GTGGGAACAAGTGGTGGATGTAGAGAGTTCTCTTCACATCGGCTCTAAACCCAAGGTCGCGGAGCGTGATGAAGCAGCTGTTCAGAAGCTCAG GTATGTTCCTCCCACCTGGACGTTTGAATATGACGAGGATCTGGTGCATTACTTCTACGACCACATCGGAAAGGAGGATGAGAACCTGGGCAGTGTCAAACAGTGTGTCACCAGCATTGATGTGTCCTCCTGCTca gagGACCCTAGTGGTGGGGCAGGTTGCCTGACAGATGGAGACACAGAGACCTACTGGGAGAGTGATGGGATGCAGGGACAACACTGGATCAGACTGCACATGAAGAGAGGCACCGTAGTCAA TAAGCTGATCTTGACGGTTGACTCAACCGATGACAACTACATGCCTAAAAGAGTGACTGTGTTCGGAGGGGAAGGAGACAATCTGAAGAAGCTCAGCGACGTCACCATAGACGA CAATCTgattggtgaggtgtgtgtgctggAAGACATGACGGCCCACCTGCCTGTCATTGAGGTTCGCATCGAGGAGTGCAGGG ACGAGGGGATAGACGTTCGGATCAGGGGGCTGAAGATCAAGTCATCGTGTGAGAGAGACCTGGGGCTCAACGCTGACGTGTTTCAGTCTCCTAACCTAGTGCGTTATCCTCGACTGGAGGGTACACTACCTgatgtcctctaccacagggccctggttataCAGAG GTTCATCTCGCTGCTGGACAGTCTCCTGCCCCATCTGGTTCCAGCCTGGGACTACAGCCTGGCCACCTTCAACCACATCAAG AGTATCAAGCCGTTCCTGCTGCTGTCGAAGCGTCGCTCGGCACTGATCACCCAGTGTCTGAAGGACTCCGAGACCAGCAAGCCTAACTTTATGCCCCGGCTCTATATCAACCGTAGACTGGCCATGGAACACAGAGACAACCCCTCACTGGACCCTACTGCTAAGAACGCTGTCTTCACACAG GTCTACGAGGGTCTGAAACCATCCGATAAGTTTGAGAAGATTTTGGACTACAG atGGCCGGCGCGTTACGACCAGTGGTGGGAGTGTAAATTCATAGCAGAGGGCATCATCGACCAAGGAGGTGGTTTCAGAGACAGTCTGGCAGACATGTCTGAAGAGCTGTGTCCCAGTTCAGCAGAATGCCTCCTGCCTTTACCCTTCTTCAACAGGACATCTAACCAG GGAACAGGCGAGGCCAGAGACCACTATGTTCCCAACCCGTCCTGCAGAGAGTTCCACAAGTTTGAGTGGATCGGACAGCTGATGGGAGCCGCTCTCCGAGGAAAAGACTTCCTGGTGCTGGCTCTGCCTGGTCTGGTGTGGAAACAGTTAACAGGGGAGGCTGTCAGCTGGAGCAAAGACTTCCCTGCTGTTGACTCTGTCCTG GTCAAGCTGCTGGAGGCCATGGAGGTCATGGACCAGGAGACATTTGACTTTAAATTTGGGGAGGAGTTGGTGTACACTACCCTGCTGAGTGACGGCAGACTAGTAGAGCTGCTACCAGGCGGCAGCAATCAGGTGGTACGGTACCAAGACCGCAGGGAGTTCATTCACCTGGTCCAGAAGGCACGCCTGGAGGAGAGCAGACACCAG GTCTGTGCTATGCAGGCGGGGCTGGTGAAGGTAGTGCCTCAGGCCGTGCTGGATCTGCTAACCTGGCAGGAGGTGGAGAAGAAGGTCTGTGGAGACCCGGAGATCACCGTGGAGGCACTCAAACGACTCA ctcGATATGAGGACTTGGAGCAGACCGATGTCAGGGTACAATACCTGTGGGAAGCTCTCATGAACTTCACTAATG AGGACCGCAGCCGGTTCCTGAGGTTTGTGACGGGGAGGAGCCGTCTTCCTGCTCCCATCTACATCTTCCCTGACAAACAAGG CTCTGAGACTACAGATGCGTTGCCACAGTCCTCCACCTGCTCCAGTACCCTGTATCTACCCAACTACCCCAG TGCTAAGGTGTGTGAGGACAAGCTGCGCTATGCTGCCTATAACTGTGTTGCCATCGACACTGACATGAGTCCCTGGGAGGAGTGA
- the hectd3 gene encoding E3 ubiquitin-protein ligase HECTD3 isoform X1 yields the protein MSPGDNPHVLLGRIRFLNKCIDCFRKSEAVPECLCFVPKEVCYKICKDSSSNSTASSSTSTANSSVGKTLVSVWESPHQALHSKKLCKCNIEPKKGTCIRTTGEEYCNSHGLWVKINKDQLEEHRVGQECEEGWVLVCKHTEGGDRLVPVESPETLGRHQQLFGYDHKPCDRWEQVVDVESSLHIGSKPKVAERDEAAVQKLRYVPPTWTFEYDEDLVHYFYDHIGKEDENLGSVKQCVTSIDVSSCSEDPSGGAGCLTDGDTETYWESDGMQGQHWIRLHMKRGTVVNKLILTVDSTDDNYMPKRVTVFGGEGDNLKKLSDVTIDDNLIGEVCVLEDMTAHLPVIEVRIEECRGENDEGIDVRIRGLKIKSSCERDLGLNADVFQSPNLVRYPRLEGTLPDVLYHRALVIQRFISLLDSLLPHLVPAWDYSLATFNHIKSIKPFLLLSKRRSALITQCLKDSETSKPNFMPRLYINRRLAMEHRDNPSLDPTAKNAVFTQVYEGLKPSDKFEKILDYRWPARYDQWWECKFIAEGIIDQGGGFRDSLADMSEELCPSSAECLLPLPFFNRTSNQGTGEARDHYVPNPSCREFHKFEWIGQLMGAALRGKDFLVLALPGLVWKQLTGEAVSWSKDFPAVDSVLVKLLEAMEVMDQETFDFKFGEELVYTTLLSDGRLVELLPGGSNQVVRYQDRREFIHLVQKARLEESRHQVCAMQAGLVKVVPQAVLDLLTWQEVEKKVCGDPEITVEALKRLTRYEDLEQTDVRVQYLWEALMNFTNEDRSRFLRFVTGRSRLPAPIYIFPDKQGSETTDALPQSSTCSSTLYLPNYPSAKVCEDKLRYAAYNCVAIDTDMSPWEE from the exons ATGTCACCGGGCGACAACCCTCACGTTTTACTAGGAAGGATTCGGTTTCTGAACAAATGCATAGATTGTTTCAGGAAGAGCGAAGCTGTGCCCGAGTGTCTATGTTTCGTCCCAAAAGAGGTATGTTATAAAATCTGTAAAGATTCGTCATCCAATTCGACCGCTTCGTCTAGTACGTCCACCGCCAACTCATCCGTCGGTAAGACCCTGGTTTCAGTTTGGGAGAGCCCCCATCAAGCTCTCCACAGTAAGAAGCTATGCAAGTGCAACATCGAACCAAAGAAAGGGACATGTATTCGGACAACAGGGGAAGAGTATTGCAACAGCCACGGCCTGTGGGTTAAAATCAACAAG GATCAGTTGGAGGAGCATCGCGTGGGTCAGGAGtgtgaggagggctgggtcttgGTCTGTAAACACACGGAGGGAGGAGATCGACTGGTACCTGTTGAATCACCTGAGACACTCGGCAGACACCAGCAGCTCTTTGGATATGACCACAAGCcctgtgacag GTGGGAACAAGTGGTGGATGTAGAGAGTTCTCTTCACATCGGCTCTAAACCCAAGGTCGCGGAGCGTGATGAAGCAGCTGTTCAGAAGCTCAG GTATGTTCCTCCCACCTGGACGTTTGAATATGACGAGGATCTGGTGCATTACTTCTACGACCACATCGGAAAGGAGGATGAGAACCTGGGCAGTGTCAAACAGTGTGTCACCAGCATTGATGTGTCCTCCTGCTca gagGACCCTAGTGGTGGGGCAGGTTGCCTGACAGATGGAGACACAGAGACCTACTGGGAGAGTGATGGGATGCAGGGACAACACTGGATCAGACTGCACATGAAGAGAGGCACCGTAGTCAA TAAGCTGATCTTGACGGTTGACTCAACCGATGACAACTACATGCCTAAAAGAGTGACTGTGTTCGGAGGGGAAGGAGACAATCTGAAGAAGCTCAGCGACGTCACCATAGACGA CAATCTgattggtgaggtgtgtgtgctggAAGACATGACGGCCCACCTGCCTGTCATTGAGGTTCGCATCGAGGAGTGCAGGGGTGAGAATG ACGAGGGGATAGACGTTCGGATCAGGGGGCTGAAGATCAAGTCATCGTGTGAGAGAGACCTGGGGCTCAACGCTGACGTGTTTCAGTCTCCTAACCTAGTGCGTTATCCTCGACTGGAGGGTACACTACCTgatgtcctctaccacagggccctggttataCAGAG GTTCATCTCGCTGCTGGACAGTCTCCTGCCCCATCTGGTTCCAGCCTGGGACTACAGCCTGGCCACCTTCAACCACATCAAG AGTATCAAGCCGTTCCTGCTGCTGTCGAAGCGTCGCTCGGCACTGATCACCCAGTGTCTGAAGGACTCCGAGACCAGCAAGCCTAACTTTATGCCCCGGCTCTATATCAACCGTAGACTGGCCATGGAACACAGAGACAACCCCTCACTGGACCCTACTGCTAAGAACGCTGTCTTCACACAG GTCTACGAGGGTCTGAAACCATCCGATAAGTTTGAGAAGATTTTGGACTACAG atGGCCGGCGCGTTACGACCAGTGGTGGGAGTGTAAATTCATAGCAGAGGGCATCATCGACCAAGGAGGTGGTTTCAGAGACAGTCTGGCAGACATGTCTGAAGAGCTGTGTCCCAGTTCAGCAGAATGCCTCCTGCCTTTACCCTTCTTCAACAGGACATCTAACCAG GGAACAGGCGAGGCCAGAGACCACTATGTTCCCAACCCGTCCTGCAGAGAGTTCCACAAGTTTGAGTGGATCGGACAGCTGATGGGAGCCGCTCTCCGAGGAAAAGACTTCCTGGTGCTGGCTCTGCCTGGTCTGGTGTGGAAACAGTTAACAGGGGAGGCTGTCAGCTGGAGCAAAGACTTCCCTGCTGTTGACTCTGTCCTG GTCAAGCTGCTGGAGGCCATGGAGGTCATGGACCAGGAGACATTTGACTTTAAATTTGGGGAGGAGTTGGTGTACACTACCCTGCTGAGTGACGGCAGACTAGTAGAGCTGCTACCAGGCGGCAGCAATCAGGTGGTACGGTACCAAGACCGCAGGGAGTTCATTCACCTGGTCCAGAAGGCACGCCTGGAGGAGAGCAGACACCAG GTCTGTGCTATGCAGGCGGGGCTGGTGAAGGTAGTGCCTCAGGCCGTGCTGGATCTGCTAACCTGGCAGGAGGTGGAGAAGAAGGTCTGTGGAGACCCGGAGATCACCGTGGAGGCACTCAAACGACTCA ctcGATATGAGGACTTGGAGCAGACCGATGTCAGGGTACAATACCTGTGGGAAGCTCTCATGAACTTCACTAATG AGGACCGCAGCCGGTTCCTGAGGTTTGTGACGGGGAGGAGCCGTCTTCCTGCTCCCATCTACATCTTCCCTGACAAACAAGG CTCTGAGACTACAGATGCGTTGCCACAGTCCTCCACCTGCTCCAGTACCCTGTATCTACCCAACTACCCCAG TGCTAAGGTGTGTGAGGACAAGCTGCGCTATGCTGCCTATAACTGTGTTGCCATCGACACTGACATGAGTCCCTGGGAGGAGTGA